One stretch of Plasmodium vivax chromosome 8, whole genome shotgun sequence DNA includes these proteins:
- a CDS encoding hypothetical protein, conserved (encoded by transcript PVX_095290A), whose amino-acid sequence MRKFRTVILFLVIYLSFYLTRSYNDNFDDIVIVDESEEDRMKSAGGAEKGAKKGLDTEAASEAESEAEPDAESDAESDAQQLIHSWAGDNENLLYLKIGIFLCLLVVTIANGVVGRKTNRTIALYWLRSCKDIFLQNFAKLGNEKSFLFEKSYDKFEFYCTGRKHCNYYFVNLNLCKRQCLWRYYLLSHFVKENDSMSVAIHFDKLDKGVLCVFKKHQKKYIDCRFPNLNKYTKMMAKKELKGSYEIKGDSNEIMELVLNGKILNFLNTYDRYVNYVCITDIALFDSEDRLSGEKEEKHPSEQKDQQGNRGGKHKFCFLNFVIPKNVEDLRTLVSFSIYMIDACYCIELSEKVRDHVRKMRSIVEKEDLRKKQQLKELQERKKAQKLQEEKERVEKMSAEQQRKYEEKKQKKSLKKMKKIKIIKM is encoded by the exons ATGCGCAAATTCAGGACAGTCATTTTGTTCCTCGTTATTTACCTCTCGTTTtacctgacccgttcatacAATG ACAACTTCGACGATATCGTAATTGTGGACGAGTCGGAGGAGGACCGGATGAAAAGTGCTGGAG gtgcAGAGAAAGGTGCAAAGAAAGGGTTAGATACAGAGGCCGCGTCAGAGGCAGAGAGCGAGGCCGAGCCGGATGCCGAGTCGGATGCCGAGAGCGACGCCCAACAGCTGATACACTCCTGGGCGGGCGACAACGAAAACCTGCTGTACCTCAAAATAGGGATTTTCCTGTGCCTACTGGTAGTGACCATCGCGAACGGAGTGGTGGGCAGAAAGACGAACAGAACGATCGCCCTCTACTGGCTGAGATCATGCAAAGATATTTTCCTCCAAAATTTTGCCAAAttgggaaatgaaaaatcttttttatttgaaaagtCATATGACAAGTTTGAGTTTTACTGTACAGGTAGGAAGCACTGCAATTACTATTTcgttaatttaaatttatgcaAAAGGCAATGTCTCTGGAGGTATTACCTGCttagccattttgtgaaagagAACGACAGCATGAGTGTAGCCATTCATTTTGATAAGCTAGATAAGGGGGTTCTGTGTGTATTTAAAAAGCACCAGAAGAAGTACATCGattgccgcttccccaatttaaacaaatacacaaaaatgatggcgaaaaaggaattgaAGGGAAGCTACGAAATTAAGGGGGACTCCAATGAAATTATGGAGTTAGTCctgaatggaaaaatattaaattttctgAACACCTACGATAGGTATGTAAACTACGTGTGCATCACGGACATTGCTCTGTTTGACTCGGAGGACAGGCTCAGtggggagaaggaggagaagcacccGAGTGAGCAGAAAGATCAACAGGGAAACAGGGGAGGGAAACACAAGTTCTGCTTCCTCAACTTTGTCATCCCCAAAAATGTCGAAGACCTCCGCACGCTGGTGAGCTTTTCAATCTACATGATCGACGCTTGCTACTGCATCGAGCTGTCGGAAAAGGTCAGGGACCACGTGAGGAAGATGCGAAGCATTGTGGAGAAGGAGGACTTGAGGAAAAAGCAGCAACTGAAGGAATTGCAGGAGCGGAAGAAGGCCCAGAAATTGcaagaggagaaggagagggTTGAAAAGATGTCCGCCGAGCAGCAGCGGAAGTacgaggagaagaagcagaagaagagcttgaagaagatgaagaaaattaaaattataaagatgTGA